A single genomic interval of Oncorhynchus gorbuscha isolate QuinsamMale2020 ecotype Even-year linkage group LG25, OgorEven_v1.0, whole genome shotgun sequence harbors:
- the LOC124013987 gene encoding interferon-related developmental regulator 1-like: MPRSKKMSSRVGPHGAVQPFSDEDASIETLSHCSSFSDAMSVADEGGEADEETAQEDFQYKLNVFIDRTVDKSAKTRQGALDGLKAAMATRILYEFISDRRMTITDSIERCLKKGKGQEQCAAASLACLLCIQLGSGVESEEVFKTLKPIFKNILLDGAANIQTRQACAISFGLCTLVVEDDILDVYATMESFESLFMRSYVKEDGSRPTLNPQTTLLHTNALLSWALLLTICTGSQVKAVTRKHLPKLPWLLENDDVNIRIAAGETIALLFELARDMDPAFEYDDWEPLCDKLNSLATDCNKHRAKTEKRKQRSVFRDVLKAVEERDFQTETIRFSTERMTIDSWVRKRTYDAFREFVGSGMNYHLQANEFIRGVFELGPPVLVDTATLKSMKISRFERHLHNAAAFKARTKARNKFRDKRVDVGEF, encoded by the exons ATGCCAAGATCCAAGAAGATGAGTTCCAGGG TGGGGCCTCATGGAGCTGTGCAACCTTTCAGCGATGAGGATGCCTCCATCGAGACCCTCAGCCACTGCAGCAGCTTCAGTGATGCCATGAGTGTGGCAGACGAAG GAGGGGAAGCAGATGAGGAGACAGCCCAGGAGGATTTCCAGTACAAGCTGAATGTTTTCATTGACCGCACTGTGGATAAGAG TGCCAAGACCAGACAAGGAGCTCTTGATGGGCTGAAGGCTGCCATGGCAACGAGGATCCTGTACGAGTTCATTTCAGACAGGAGGATGACCATCACCGACAGCATTGAGCGCTGTCTCAAGAAAG GTAAAGGACAGGAGCAGTGTGCAGCAGCCTCCCTGGCCTGTCTGCTGTGTATTCAGCTGGGCTCAGGTGTTGAGAGCGAGGAGGTGTTCAAGACCCTCAAACCCATTTTCAAGAACATTCTGTTGGATGGAGCGGCCAACATCCAAACCAGACAAGCG TGCGCAATAAGTTTCGGCCTGTGCACTCTCGTGGTGGAAGATGACATCCTG GATGTGTATGCCACCATGGAGAGCTTTGAGAGTTTGTTCATGCGTTCCTATGTGAAGGAGGATGGGAGTCGCCCCACTCTCAACCCCCAGACCACCCTGCTCCACACCAATGCCCTCCTCTCCTGGGCCCTGCTGCTCACAATCTGCACAGGCAGCCAGGTCAAAGCAGTCACACGCAA GCACCTGCCCAAACTACCCTGGTTGTTGGAGAATGATGATGTCAACATTAGGATAGCAGCGGGAGAGACCATCGCTCTGCTGTTTGAGCTGGCTAGGGATATGGACCCT GCGTTTGAGTATGATGACTGGGAGCCCCTGTGTGACAAGCTGAACTCTCTGGCCACCGACTGCAACAAACACCGTGCCAAGACTGAGAAGAGGAAGCAGAGGTCTGTGTTCAGGGACGTGCTCAAGGCTGTGGAG GAGAGGGACTTTCAGACTGAGACAATTCGTTTCAGCACTGAGCGTATGACCATTGACAGCTGGGTGAGGAAGAGGACATACGATGCCTTCAGGGAGTTTGTGGGCTCTGGTATGAATTACCACCTACAGGCCAATGAGTTTATTCGTGGTGTGTTTGAACTTGGACCCCCTGTGCTGGTTGACACGGCCACACTGAAGTCCATGAAAATCTCCCGCTTCGAAAGG CATCTCCACAACGCAGCTGCATTCAAGGCTCGGACAAAGGCCAGGAACAAGTTCAGAGACAAGAGGGTTGACGTCGGGGAGTTTTAA